In Rhodothermus profundi, the genomic stretch GGCTCCGCGTCCAGCACAAAAGGTAACGCTAACCCGTAAAAAACAACGCGAGATGGCGGTGCGTCAGCTTCCAAGGCCGTAGGGGCATCGGGCCCCGGTTGGTTCAACACACAATTTCTTTACAATTTACCACAAAAAACCCCGATTGCAAGGGATTGACGACGGTCCGGCCTCCGGGTTCCTCTTCCCTGCTACCCCTCTGGCAACAAGCACCATGCCGCCTTATCCCAGGTAGCCCCGGAAGACATTCATCAGAATAATAAAGATGACCACCGGACAGATGTAACGCACAAAGAACTGCCACAGCCGCACCAGGCCAGGAGATACCCGACTTCCCAGCCGCAACTCTTCTGCTGCCCGCTCAACTCCCCAGACCCAGCCCACAAAAATGCTGATCAGCAGCGCTCCCAGGGCCAGGGCCAGATTTCCCCAGATCGCATCCATGATGCTCAGGAAATCGTGCTGCCCTAGCAGTCCGTCGGGACCGAACAGCCAGTCCATGTTGCTCAGTCCGGCTACCGTCCCCTGCGAAAGCGCTGAAGGCAACCCGATCACAAATGTCAGGGCGCCTACGGTCCATACGGACTTCTTTCGACTCCAGCGTCGCTCATCGACAAAATAGGCCACGACCACCTCCAGCAGCGACACCGTAGAGGTTAACGCGGCAATGGACAGTAGCAGGAAAAACAAGGCGCCAATCAGATTGCCCAGCGGCAATGCCTGAAAAATTTCTGGCAGCACAATAAAGACCAGCGCCGGACCGCTGGCCGGGTCGTGGCCGGCAGCAAAAACCGCAGGAAAAATCATAAAGCCCGCCATCAATGCGATAAGCGTATCGAAAAGGGCCACGTAAGAACCGGCCACGACCACATTCTCACGACGCGACAGGTAGGAGCCGTACGTAATCATGGCGCCCATTCCAAGGCTGAGCGAAAAGAAGGCCTGTCCCAGTGCGGCCACAATGACCTCGCCCGTTACCTTGGAGAAATCTGGTTTCAGATAAAAAGCCAGTCCCTTTTCAGCGCCTGGCAGCGTTACTGCCCGTACAATGAGCACCACCATCAACAGAATCAGTAACGGCATGAGCACCTTTGACCAGCGCTCAATGCCTTCTTCCACACCGCCAAATACCACCAGCATGGTCAGCCCCAGAAAAAGTGCAAAAAGTGGCATCACAATCCAGGGGCTGGCAATGAAGTGCCCGAAGTCTAAGTGGGCAAACAGCAAATTCTTGAAGATGTAGCCAAACGTCCACCCCGCAATCACTGCATAGTAACTCAAAATGAACACGCCGGTTATCACGCAGAGCCCTCCAACCCACACCCAGGGCGAACCTGGCCGAAGCGCACGTATTGCACCAACAGGATTTTTCTGCGTGTGCCGCCCCAGCACCAGCTCTGCAAACAGATAGGGCACGCAGATTAGCGCCACACAGATGAGGTAGATCACCACAAATGCCGCCCCTCCACTCTGCCCGGTAATGTAGGGAAAACGCCAGATGTTGCCAAGTCCAACAGCCGAACCGGCCGCTGCCAGAATAAACCCGATCCGAGAGCCCCACTGGCCCCGATCTGTACCCGGTGTCGCCATACGTGTCGAGCCGCGTTATGTCCTCTGCTGAGCAATCAAACCACGACGGCGCCAATAACCGGTTTTGCGGACAAAAAATCAAGCGCTCACAGGCGCATCATATGTGCCCCGTAGCGCATAGCCAGTGCTTCCTGCGCTTCCTGAATCATAGCGAACACAATTTTGAGCACCTTGCGCTGCACGGCGTTGAGTTGCTCCGGTGCGATATGATTGTCGGGCATCTGTCCTTCCTCAATCTGGCGGATCTGATGATCCAGACGCAGTTCTGTCAAGAAACGATAGGCTTCCTGCAGGTTCTGGCAGGTCTGCCGCACTTCAGGTATTCGGTCGGCAGCCGCCTGCAGCCGATCAAGCGTCCCGGTTGTGCGCAGGAAGCCGGCCTCTAAAGCCAGAATGCGAGCCAGATCGGTGATCGGCATCAGCCCGCGCAGTTTGATGTCAAAACCCGGACGTTGCTCGCCGGAACGGTCCAGCACGAACCTTCGGAAAAAGGAAAGGGGAGGGCGATTCCGTAGCGCATTGCGCATCATGAACGCCAGAAACCCTCGCTCCACCTGCAGGGCTTGCTGGAGATCCTCTTTAAGCTGCTCGACCAGTTCACCGGCCCCATAGAGGGCGCGCAAATCGAAAAAGATGGAAGCGTGCAACAGCGCTTTCTCGTCCGGCTCAAAGATCCAGCGCCGAAACGTACGCTTCCATCCGCTCAGTGCCTGTCGCCAGCGAGGGTTGGCCGCCATCATATCGGCCGGACATCGCGGGAATCCTACCTGCTCCAACGCGCTATTGGCGCGCTGCGCCAGTTCTCCCAACCATTGCTCTGCCCGGCGGGCTCGCCTTTCCTCGCAGGGATCGGCATACATGAGGGCATTATCCTGATCGGTCTTGAAGCTCATCTCCCGACGCCCCTCGCTGCCCAGCGCCATCCAGACCCACGGAAGGTCCGGAATCTGATCAGGCTGCTCTTCCCGAAGTTTGGCCTCTACAAGCTCCAGCGCACGGATCACCACCCGGTCATTCAGCTCCGTGCTGATGCGCAGCAGACCAATGGCTGGCATGCCCTGCTGCCGCAGTTGACGCAGCAATACGAACGCTTCCCTGCGCAACGCAGCCAGCGCCTCCAATGTATCGGCCTGTTCGATGCGTTTAATCGTGGCCACGGGATCATGCCCGCGCGCATGGGCAATATCCTGGCCGGAAACGACCCCAACCACCGGGCTGGCTGCCGTGCCATCTTCGGTAAGTACAAGATGGTGCAGCCCATGACGCGCCATCAGTACCAGCCCTTCCAGGAGCGGCGCATCGGCGGCTATCGTGATCGGCGGTGCACTCATTAAAGCCTGCACTGGCATGTCGGGCAGCCGTCCTTCCGCCACCACCTTATCGCGCAGGTCGCTATTGGTCAGAATGCCTACGGGGCATCGATTGTTGTCCATTACGAGAATGGACCCCACCCGCTCATCCCGCATGATCTGGGCGCCAATCTGCACCGGCGTTTCAGGAGCACACCCGACCGGCGGTCGGCGCACCAGCATCCGGAGCGGTGTGTTGAGCAAAAGCTGCGCGCCTACTGCATCGACATGCGCTCGGTGCAGGCGCGACATGAACGCCGCCAGGTCGCTCTCAAAAAAAGCGGCAAACGCCTGATTGGATCGATACACCCGGAAAAAGGCAGACTCTGGAATCAGCACGCACTGCGTGGGTTCAATAGCCCGCGCCTCATAGGGAAACGGCCCTTCCCGGAGTAATGCGTAATGGCCGAATACGTCCCCTTCTTCGCAACGATCGATTAGTTGGCCCCTTTCGTCTGTTAGTTGCACCGCACCGGCTACCACCAGGTACAAATAGCGAGGATGGGCCGGCACGACCCCCTGCGCCAGAATTTCCATGCCCGGCTCGTAGAAAGCCAACAACGCCTCTTCAAAGAGCTGTCGTCGCTCCGCCCCGGAGAGCACATTAAACGGGGGCGTTTCGTCCAGCAGCGTCTCCAGATGCTCCAGACTAACTGTTTCGCCGGCCATGGAACCTTCTACATGAGGGAAAGCACCGGTTCGGGCACCTCCAGAGTGGCTGCCTGCCACCCGCGCACGGCATTACACACGTAGAGCGCCTCGGCGCGGCGCAGGTCAGCCAGCGTCAACACCCGCTCTGCTACATCCTTGCGGGTGCGCAGCACGTACTGCCGGTAAACGCCAGGCAGCAGACCACACGAAACCGGCGGCGTGTAGAGCCGTCCCCCTATCTGCACAAACAGGTTGGTACGCGAGCCTTCACAGACTTCACCGCGCGTGTTCAAAAACAGCACCTCATCGTAGCCCGCTGCGCGCGCCTGCAGATACGCTGCTTCGTAATGAGCCCGACGGGTTGTCTTATGATAGCGCAGCGGATCGGAAGGATCCAACCGCTCATGTGCTATGCAGAGTCGCCAGGGACGATCCGGCGCTGGCTCCAGCTCGGCGC encodes the following:
- a CDS encoding sodium-dependent transporter; this encodes MATPGTDRGQWGSRIGFILAAAGSAVGLGNIWRFPYITGQSGGAAFVVIYLICVALICVPYLFAELVLGRHTQKNPVGAIRALRPGSPWVWVGGLCVITGVFILSYYAVIAGWTFGYIFKNLLFAHLDFGHFIASPWIVMPLFALFLGLTMLVVFGGVEEGIERWSKVLMPLLILLMVVLIVRAVTLPGAEKGLAFYLKPDFSKVTGEVIVAALGQAFFSLSLGMGAMITYGSYLSRRENVVVAGSYVALFDTLIALMAGFMIFPAVFAAGHDPASGPALVFIVLPEIFQALPLGNLIGALFFLLLSIAALTSTVSLLEVVVAYFVDERRWSRKKSVWTVGALTFVIGLPSALSQGTVAGLSNMDWLFGPDGLLGQHDFLSIMDAIWGNLALALGALLISIFVGWVWGVERAAEELRLGSRVSPGLVRLWQFFVRYICPVVIFIILMNVFRGYLG
- a CDS encoding putative nucleotidyltransferase substrate binding domain-containing protein, with amino-acid sequence MAGETVSLEHLETLLDETPPFNVLSGAERRQLFEEALLAFYEPGMEILAQGVVPAHPRYLYLVVAGAVQLTDERGQLIDRCEEGDVFGHYALLREGPFPYEARAIEPTQCVLIPESAFFRVYRSNQAFAAFFESDLAAFMSRLHRAHVDAVGAQLLLNTPLRMLVRRPPVGCAPETPVQIGAQIMRDERVGSILVMDNNRCPVGILTNSDLRDKVVAEGRLPDMPVQALMSAPPITIAADAPLLEGLVLMARHGLHHLVLTEDGTAASPVVGVVSGQDIAHARGHDPVATIKRIEQADTLEALAALRREAFVLLRQLRQQGMPAIGLLRISTELNDRVVIRALELVEAKLREEQPDQIPDLPWVWMALGSEGRREMSFKTDQDNALMYADPCEERRARRAEQWLGELAQRANSALEQVGFPRCPADMMAANPRWRQALSGWKRTFRRWIFEPDEKALLHASIFFDLRALYGAGELVEQLKEDLQQALQVERGFLAFMMRNALRNRPPLSFFRRFVLDRSGEQRPGFDIKLRGLMPITDLARILALEAGFLRTTGTLDRLQAAADRIPEVRQTCQNLQEAYRFLTELRLDHQIRQIEEGQMPDNHIAPEQLNAVQRKVLKIVFAMIQEAQEALAMRYGAHMMRL